A stretch of the uncultured Desulfobacter sp. genome encodes the following:
- a CDS encoding pyridoxal phosphate-dependent aminotransferase encodes MRIEQGDLKMTVAKRCEQMKPFIAMDVMEKIHKMEAQGIDVIHMEIGEPDFNVPECINRVCIEALEQNETCYTNSLGDIRLRRAISDYHKRIYGTAVDPDQILVTNGTSPAMLLVFSALLDPGDEIIVSDPHYACYANFIRYVQGEPVFVKVHEQDGFIYTPQAIREKITPKTKAIFINSPSNPTGTVISADRMKEIVDVAKEHGLYVVSDEIYHGLTYEGKDHSILEFTDQAFVLNGFSKLFAMTGLRLGYLIAPQKFVRALQVLQQNFFICANSVTQLAGAAALTDADEETQAMCDTYNERRKFMISRLKEMGLSMMVEPTGAFYVFVNFKHISTDSYALAFDILEKAHIGVTPGIDFGANGEGYIRFSYANSLENLKIGMDRLADYLKRYA; translated from the coding sequence ATGCGCATTGAACAAGGTGATCTGAAAATGACTGTGGCCAAACGATGTGAACAGATGAAACCGTTCATTGCCATGGACGTGATGGAAAAAATCCATAAGATGGAAGCCCAGGGAATTGACGTGATTCACATGGAGATCGGTGAGCCGGACTTCAACGTACCTGAATGCATCAACCGGGTCTGTATTGAGGCCTTAGAGCAAAACGAAACCTGCTACACCAACAGTTTAGGCGATATTCGCCTGCGCCGGGCTATCAGCGATTACCACAAGCGCATCTACGGCACGGCTGTGGATCCCGACCAGATACTTGTAACAAACGGGACCTCCCCGGCGATGCTTCTGGTGTTCAGCGCACTGTTGGACCCCGGCGATGAGATCATCGTTTCAGATCCCCATTATGCCTGCTATGCCAATTTCATCCGCTACGTCCAGGGGGAACCTGTTTTTGTTAAAGTGCATGAGCAAGACGGCTTTATATATACGCCCCAAGCCATCAGGGAGAAGATTACGCCTAAAACCAAGGCAATTTTTATCAATTCCCCATCCAATCCCACGGGCACCGTCATCTCCGCGGACCGGATGAAGGAAATTGTTGACGTTGCCAAAGAACATGGTCTGTACGTTGTTTCCGATGAAATTTACCATGGCCTGACCTATGAAGGTAAAGACCACTCTATTCTGGAATTTACCGACCAGGCATTTGTGCTCAACGGGTTTTCCAAACTCTTTGCCATGACAGGGCTTCGGTTAGGTTACCTGATTGCACCCCAAAAATTTGTCCGGGCACTTCAAGTGCTGCAGCAAAATTTCTTTATCTGTGCCAATTCGGTTACCCAGCTGGCAGGCGCGGCGGCTCTGACCGATGCTGATGAGGAAACCCAGGCCATGTGTGATACATATAATGAGCGCAGAAAGTTCATGATCAGCCGACTTAAAGAGATGGGGCTGTCAATGATGGTGGAGCCCACCGGCGCTTTTTATGTATTTGTGAATTTCAAACATATTTCCACCGATTCCTATGCTCTTGCGTTTGATATCCTGGAAAAGGCACACATCGGGGTGACCCCGGGCATTGATTTTGGTGCCAATGGAGAAGGGTATATACGGTTTTCCTATGCCAATTCCCTGGAAAACCTTAAAATCGGAATGGATCGGTTGGCAGACTATTTGAAAAGGTATGCATGA
- the hisG gene encoding ATP phosphoribosyltransferase, whose protein sequence is MDKKLKLGIPKGSLQNATVNLFRRSGWKINVEGRSYFPDIDDDTIECALCRAQEMSINVESGVIDAGLTGLDWIAEHESDVHVVTDLVYSKVSARPARWVIAVAGDSEINTLEDLEGKTISTELVKFTKRFFESRNINVNVKFSWGATEAKIVSGLADAIVEITETESTIRAHNLKVIHEIMKTNTQLIANKTAWQDPVKREKIEQIAMLLQAALVAEKLVMLKMNVPESKIAGVVDLLPSLNAPTVASLYQSDWFSVETVVENSVVRDLIPQLLKAGAEGIIECALNKVI, encoded by the coding sequence ATGGATAAAAAGTTAAAGCTGGGTATTCCCAAGGGAAGCCTGCAGAATGCAACCGTCAACCTGTTCAGACGTTCGGGATGGAAAATAAACGTGGAAGGCCGAAGCTACTTCCCGGACATTGATGATGACACCATTGAATGCGCCCTGTGCCGGGCCCAGGAAATGTCCATTAATGTGGAATCCGGCGTTATTGATGCCGGCCTGACCGGCCTTGACTGGATAGCAGAGCACGAGTCCGATGTCCACGTCGTGACCGATCTTGTTTATTCAAAGGTATCCGCCCGCCCGGCCCGGTGGGTGATCGCCGTAGCAGGTGATTCCGAGATAAACACCCTTGAGGATCTGGAAGGCAAAACCATTTCAACTGAGCTCGTAAAATTTACAAAGCGCTTTTTTGAATCCCGTAACATTAATGTGAATGTTAAGTTTTCATGGGGTGCCACAGAAGCCAAGATCGTATCCGGCCTGGCCGATGCCATTGTGGAGATTACGGAGACCGAAAGCACGATCCGGGCCCACAATTTGAAAGTGATCCACGAGATCATGAAAACCAACACCCAGCTCATTGCCAATAAAACCGCCTGGCAGGATCCTGTGAAACGGGAAAAAATTGAACAAATTGCCATGCTACTCCAGGCAGCCCTTGTGGCAGAAAAGCTTGTAATGCTTAAAATGAATGTCCCTGAATCAAAAATTGCCGGTGTGGTAGACCTCCTGCCAAGCCTCAACGCCCCCACTGTGGCCTCACTTTACCAGTCCGACTGGTTCTCCGTAGAGACCGTGGTTGAAAACAGTGTGGTTCGGGATCTGATCCCCCAACTGTTGAAGGCAGGCGCTGAAGGCATCATTGAATGCGCATTGAACAAGGTGATCTGA
- the hisI gene encoding phosphoribosyl-AMP cyclohydrolase produces the protein MPELDFDKTGGLIPAIAQDADTGEVLMLAYMNKEAFEETLACGNAVYYSRSRKKLWKKGETSGHVQKVKEIRVDCDNDTVLLKVTQIGGAACHKGYKSCFYKIVENNEFKIVEQRVFDPEKVYK, from the coding sequence ATGCCGGAACTTGATTTTGACAAAACCGGCGGGCTGATCCCCGCCATTGCCCAGGACGCCGACACAGGTGAAGTGCTGATGCTGGCCTATATGAACAAAGAGGCCTTTGAAGAAACACTTGCCTGCGGCAATGCCGTCTATTACAGCCGGTCCAGGAAAAAATTATGGAAAAAGGGAGAAACCTCGGGACACGTTCAAAAGGTCAAGGAGATCCGGGTGGACTGCGACAACGACACCGTGCTTCTCAAGGTGACCCAGATCGGCGGTGCAGCCTGCCATAAAGGGTATAAGAGCTGTTTTTACAAAATTGTTGAAAACAATGAATTCAAAATAGTTGAACAGCGGGTCTTTGACCCGGAAAAGGTATACAAATAA
- a CDS encoding ATP-binding cassette domain-containing protein, producing MKKTDTKRGSDTDLLNIKVDALMEKYPYLKDFFNALDIAPYPKHKTLAMLIESLTADHLSKFGLDHESLSAQVLEFIATMEQCRHKGHGTLEHLVIEAGFDKNQTPEAMGITLFPGEVVSVVGPTGSGKSQLLSDIECLAQGDTPSGRNVLPNGKPMDAQSRFSGEFRLVAQLSQNMNFVMDLTVEAFLQMHAESRLIDNISEKIEQIYQAAVMLAGEPFSLDTAITSLSGGQSRALMIADVAYLSASPVVLIDEIENAGIDRVKAISLLLNKEKIVLLATHDPLLALSCDRRIVIKNGGIADVVETLESEKKSAACLSDLDKKLGLLRERVRKGKHLIFDQNFFFDLP from the coding sequence ATGAAAAAAACAGACACAAAACGTGGTAGCGATACGGACCTGTTGAACATCAAGGTTGACGCACTGATGGAAAAATATCCATATTTGAAGGATTTCTTCAACGCCCTTGATATTGCACCTTATCCGAAACATAAGACGTTGGCCATGCTCATTGAAAGTCTGACCGCCGACCATTTATCCAAGTTTGGTCTGGACCATGAATCCCTGTCCGCCCAGGTTCTGGAATTTATTGCAACGATGGAGCAGTGCCGGCACAAGGGCCATGGCACGCTGGAACACCTTGTCATTGAAGCCGGATTCGATAAAAACCAAACCCCTGAAGCCATGGGAATCACTCTTTTCCCCGGCGAGGTGGTCAGCGTGGTGGGCCCCACCGGTTCAGGCAAAAGCCAGCTTCTTTCCGATATTGAATGCCTGGCCCAAGGGGACACACCTTCAGGTCGAAACGTGTTACCGAACGGCAAACCCATGGATGCCCAGTCGCGTTTTTCCGGCGAATTCAGGCTGGTGGCCCAGCTTTCCCAGAATATGAATTTTGTCATGGATCTGACTGTGGAGGCGTTCTTGCAGATGCATGCCGAAAGTCGCCTGATTGACAATATTTCTGAAAAAATAGAACAGATCTACCAGGCAGCGGTCATGCTTGCCGGAGAACCCTTTTCCCTGGACACGGCCATCACCTCTCTTTCCGGCGGCCAGTCCCGGGCCCTGATGATCGCCGATGTGGCCTATCTGAGTGCATCCCCCGTGGTGTTGATTGATGAAATTGAAAATGCAGGCATAGACCGCGTCAAAGCCATCTCATTGTTGCTCAATAAAGAAAAAATTGTATTGCTTGCCACCCATGATCCATTGCTTGCCCTATCGTGTGACCGACGCATTGTAATAAAAAACGGCGGCATTGCCGATGTTGTTGAAACCTTAGAGTCGGAGAAAAAAAGCGCTGCCTGCCTGTCTGACCTGGACAAAAAGCTGGGGCTTTTGCGGGAACGGGTTCGAAAGGGCAAACATCTGATTTTTGATCAAAATTTTTTCTTTGACCTTCCTTGA
- a CDS encoding GTP-binding protein: MTQTLKKPDASIRLVTVAGPPSSGKTSFILHTAAVLLEQGLRIGIIKFDCLTGDDHKRYERAGLPVKKGLAGALCPDHFFIANIEACVQWGMNQGFHLLISESAGLCNRCSPHIKGVLAVCVIDHLSGVHTPRKIGPMLKNADLVVLTKGDIVSQAEREVFSFRVRQANAKAAVLPVNGLTGQGSLLCAGHFKTAPAIHSLNGMRLRFTMPTALCSYCLGETKIGPDSQIGNVKTMDFT; this comes from the coding sequence ATGACCCAGACATTGAAAAAACCAGATGCGTCTATCAGACTGGTAACAGTGGCAGGACCGCCTTCAAGCGGAAAGACCTCTTTTATCCTGCATACGGCAGCAGTGCTTTTGGAACAAGGGCTTCGTATTGGTATCATCAAATTTGATTGCCTCACCGGAGACGATCACAAAAGATATGAACGGGCAGGCTTGCCGGTGAAAAAGGGGTTGGCCGGTGCGTTATGCCCGGATCATTTTTTTATTGCCAATATCGAGGCCTGCGTGCAATGGGGTATGAACCAAGGTTTTCACCTGCTGATCAGTGAAAGTGCAGGGCTTTGTAACCGGTGTTCGCCCCATATTAAAGGCGTTCTGGCTGTCTGTGTCATCGACCATTTAAGCGGTGTGCATACACCCCGAAAAATAGGCCCCATGCTGAAAAACGCCGATCTTGTAGTGCTGACCAAGGGTGATATTGTGTCCCAGGCCGAACGGGAAGTCTTTTCCTTTCGTGTCCGGCAAGCCAACGCAAAAGCCGCGGTACTGCCGGTCAATGGGTTGACGGGCCAGGGTTCTCTTTTGTGTGCTGGCCACTTTAAAACAGCCCCTGCCATTCATTCATTAAACGGGATGCGTCTTCGGTTTACCATGCCAACCGCCTTGTGTTCCTATTGCCTGGGTGAGACCAAAATCGGGCCTGACAGCCAAATCGGCAATGTCAAAACCATGGATTTTACGTAA
- a CDS encoding ABC transporter substrate-binding protein, which translates to MPTNIHPDLKIYEIIQRFPQTRAVFVANGLGTLVSDDAMRVLAPFLTLGTALKSRFINIEAFIKMLEGAIAKEPVIDSPGLASMEAQKDLSFLGLMPCGLKMPFSRAFSQFLNELQTQEGFAIQSAVEGNVNQELSYYSYVDTIESKEELPDIIVSADFNVFLGHRFYNSFVTPGHFTGYGELTAGPNFSDAQILDPKNEYTILCVNPLVVIANLDKLENRELPRTWKDMLAPEWEKSLIIRGGDGFYCHAVLLPTFKEHGKKGLEALANNVLEGLHPAQMVNRIDSNGPGALYVMPAFFADRIRHQDRIKVIWPDDGALASPVILQVKPEKKEELKPVLDYLAGRQLAQILAGAGFPVPHADVAAGVQSRPLKWLGWDFLRQNDLPTLNVEIDKIFTPLAP; encoded by the coding sequence ATGCCAACTAACATCCATCCAGACTTGAAAATATATGAAATTATCCAGCGCTTTCCCCAAACCCGGGCGGTTTTTGTGGCAAATGGCCTGGGCACCCTGGTCAGTGATGATGCCATGCGGGTACTGGCACCGTTTCTCACCCTTGGCACAGCCTTAAAAAGTCGATTTATCAACATTGAAGCGTTCATTAAAATGCTTGAAGGCGCTATCGCCAAAGAGCCTGTCATCGACTCTCCCGGACTTGCCTCCATGGAGGCCCAGAAAGATTTAAGCTTTCTGGGGCTTATGCCCTGTGGCTTGAAAATGCCGTTCAGCCGGGCTTTTTCCCAATTTTTAAATGAACTTCAAACCCAAGAAGGGTTTGCCATTCAATCGGCGGTTGAAGGAAATGTCAACCAGGAATTATCTTATTATTCCTATGTTGATACTATTGAGTCCAAGGAGGAACTGCCTGATATTATTGTGTCAGCCGATTTCAATGTATTTTTGGGCCATCGGTTTTATAATAGCTTTGTGACCCCGGGACATTTCACAGGTTATGGCGAACTGACCGCCGGCCCCAATTTTTCAGATGCGCAAATTTTAGATCCCAAAAACGAATACACCATTTTGTGCGTAAATCCTCTGGTGGTGATTGCCAACCTTGACAAGCTGGAAAACAGAGAATTGCCGCGCACATGGAAAGATATGCTGGCTCCGGAATGGGAAAAAAGCCTGATCATCAGAGGGGGAGACGGATTTTATTGCCACGCGGTCCTGCTGCCCACGTTCAAGGAACATGGCAAAAAAGGATTAGAGGCTTTGGCGAATAATGTGCTTGAAGGGCTTCATCCGGCACAGATGGTCAACCGGATAGACAGTAACGGCCCGGGCGCACTTTATGTGATGCCGGCTTTTTTTGCAGACCGCATCCGGCACCAGGATCGAATTAAAGTGATATGGCCGGATGACGGCGCACTTGCAAGCCCGGTCATTCTCCAAGTCAAACCAGAAAAAAAAGAAGAACTCAAACCGGTTCTTGATTATCTTGCGGGTCGTCAACTCGCACAGATTCTGGCAGGTGCAGGATTTCCCGTACCCCATGCAGATGTGGCCGCCGGAGTCCAGTCCAGACCGCTGAAATGGCTTGGCTGGGATTTTTTAAGGCAAAACGATCTGCCGACCTTAAATGTTGAAATTGATAAAATTTTTACGCCCCTGGCGCCTTGA
- a CDS encoding PBP1A family penicillin-binding protein, whose amino-acid sequence MTKQQSRTQILKKRSKKKAKSIWFTLFMWLFILLFLAVIAGCAAVTAGFFYLSQDLPQINTLNDYRPAIVTNVFSDDGRKIGEFYKERRIVIPLSDMPANLLNAFVAAEDSRFREHPGIDVKSIVRAFIKNFKAGTIVQGGSTITQQVTKSFLLTPEKTYERKLKEAILAYKIEKKLSKDEILFLYLNQIYLGHGAYGVEAASENYFGKHVKDLTLAECALLAGLPQAPSRYSPFRHPELARQRQVYTLNRMTEEGMISNLEATEALNAKLDIKPRKNWFIERVPCYTEHVRRYVEKKYGKDMLYTQGLSIHTAVNIELQKIARRAVKKGLLDLDKRCGYRGPVKNISALQVDDFSQAVAEELNGSRPVQGEVYKGVVLKVDDPNGVTHVRVGNVTGIIRLATMTWARKPNPKASYKYAQITKPSQALKTGDVIYLEVVEEMTGGNTYEFALYQEPVAQSALLSIEAETGHVKTMIGGRDFRDSQFNRAFQSRRQPGSAFKPILYAAALDKGYTPATTIIDSPVVYEDRIHDRVWKPNNYAHKFYGPTLLRQALTNSRNIVSIKILQDIGIDYVINYAKKLGITSPLARDLSIALGSSGVSLLELTKAYSVFSNLGYLIEPVFITEIYDRDNRLLESSKLLRKKVIDMGTAYIMTSLLESVVQAGTGQRVKALHRPTAGKTGTTNDLHDAWFMGFTPRYTTGVWVGLDQSAPIGRGETGSRAASPIWLDYMQHALEGKSVREFTVPEGIITVKIDAETGLLPSAQSENTIFECFKEGTEPTERTPSPDEVLSTEELFKEEF is encoded by the coding sequence ATGACAAAACAACAAAGCCGGACCCAGATTCTGAAGAAGCGAAGCAAGAAAAAAGCAAAAAGTATATGGTTTACCCTTTTCATGTGGCTATTTATCCTGCTCTTTCTTGCAGTTATTGCCGGATGTGCTGCTGTTACTGCCGGATTCTTTTATCTGAGCCAGGACCTTCCCCAGATTAATACGCTCAATGATTACCGCCCGGCCATTGTGACCAATGTATTCTCCGATGACGGCAGAAAGATCGGCGAGTTTTACAAAGAGCGCAGGATCGTTATTCCGTTGTCGGACATGCCTGCCAATCTGCTCAACGCGTTTGTGGCGGCAGAAGATTCCCGCTTCAGAGAACACCCGGGTATTGATGTAAAATCCATTGTCAGGGCATTTATTAAAAATTTTAAGGCCGGCACCATTGTCCAGGGGGGATCCACCATCACCCAGCAGGTGACCAAATCGTTTTTGCTTACCCCGGAAAAAACCTATGAGCGCAAGCTTAAGGAGGCGATTCTTGCCTATAAGATTGAAAAAAAGCTTTCCAAAGATGAGATCCTTTTCCTCTATTTGAATCAGATTTACCTGGGACATGGTGCCTATGGTGTTGAAGCGGCGTCTGAAAACTATTTCGGCAAACATGTCAAAGACTTGACCCTGGCTGAATGTGCTTTGCTGGCAGGTCTGCCCCAGGCGCCTAGCCGATACAGCCCCTTTCGTCATCCGGAACTGGCCAGGCAACGTCAGGTGTATACGCTGAATCGTATGACGGAAGAGGGGATGATTTCCAACCTGGAGGCCACCGAAGCCCTGAACGCCAAACTGGACATTAAACCCCGGAAAAATTGGTTCATCGAACGGGTTCCTTGTTACACTGAACATGTCAGGCGGTATGTTGAAAAAAAATACGGCAAGGATATGCTTTACACCCAGGGGTTGAGCATTCATACCGCAGTGAACATTGAATTGCAGAAGATAGCCCGGCGCGCAGTTAAAAAAGGTCTGTTAGACTTAGATAAGCGATGTGGATACCGAGGCCCTGTAAAAAATATATCCGCGCTTCAAGTGGACGATTTTAGTCAAGCCGTTGCCGAAGAACTGAACGGAAGTCGCCCGGTTCAAGGCGAGGTCTACAAAGGGGTCGTTCTGAAGGTGGACGATCCCAATGGGGTTACTCATGTAAGGGTCGGCAATGTCACCGGTATCATTCGGTTGGCCACTATGACATGGGCCAGAAAACCGAACCCCAAAGCATCCTACAAATATGCTCAAATTACAAAACCCTCCCAGGCCTTAAAAACCGGGGATGTCATCTACCTGGAAGTTGTTGAAGAGATGACAGGGGGAAATACCTATGAGTTTGCCCTTTACCAGGAGCCCGTTGCCCAATCCGCACTTTTGAGCATTGAAGCTGAAACCGGCCATGTCAAAACCATGATCGGGGGGAGGGATTTCAGAGACTCCCAATTTAACAGGGCCTTTCAGTCAAGACGCCAGCCGGGCTCTGCGTTCAAACCCATCCTGTACGCTGCGGCCCTTGATAAGGGATATACGCCGGCCACGACCATCATCGATTCTCCTGTGGTGTATGAGGACAGGATTCATGACAGGGTGTGGAAACCCAATAACTATGCACATAAATTTTACGGCCCCACGTTGCTTCGCCAGGCCTTGACCAACTCCCGAAATATTGTCAGTATTAAAATCCTTCAGGATATCGGCATTGATTATGTGATCAATTATGCAAAAAAGCTTGGGATTACATCTCCATTAGCCCGGGATCTGTCCATCGCCCTCGGATCTTCAGGGGTTTCCCTGCTGGAATTGACCAAGGCGTATTCCGTATTTTCCAATCTGGGCTACCTGATTGAACCGGTATTTATCACTGAAATTTATGACCGGGATAACAGGCTTTTGGAGTCTTCCAAGCTTCTTCGTAAAAAAGTCATTGATATGGGCACGGCCTATATTATGACAAGTCTGCTTGAAAGTGTGGTACAAGCGGGTACCGGGCAGCGGGTGAAAGCTCTTCACCGCCCCACGGCAGGTAAAACAGGTACCACCAACGACCTGCACGATGCTTGGTTCATGGGCTTTACTCCCAGGTATACCACCGGGGTATGGGTGGGGCTTGACCAGAGCGCCCCGATCGGCCGGGGCGAAACAGGGTCCAGGGCCGCAAGCCCGATTTGGCTGGATTATATGCAGCATGCCCTGGAAGGTAAATCTGTACGGGAATTCACTGTTCCCGAAGGTATTATCACCGTTAAGATAGATGCCGAAACCGGCCTTCTGCCCAGCGCCCAAAGCGAAAATACCATTTTTGAATGTTTTAAAGAAGGAACGGAACCCACCGAGCGAACCCCAAGTCCGGATGAGGTCTTGAGTACGGAAGAGTTGTTTAAGGAAGAGTTTTAG